A section of the Roseomonas marmotae genome encodes:
- a CDS encoding IS256 family transposase — MARRKEPRIPDAILDQLLAGADARTAFEQGGLLDELKKAFTERALNAEMDHHLAGEGGEGNSRNGYGRKSVVTDSGKLALEIPRDRQASFDPQLIAKYQRRFPGFDDKVISMYARGMSAREIVGHLRELYGIEVSPDLISAVTDAVLDEISAWQNRPLEPVYPVVFFDALRVKIRDEGLVRNKAVHIALGVRADGGKEILGLWLEQNEGAKFWLRVMNELRGRGVEDLLLAVVDGLKGFPEAILAVFPEAVVQTCIVHLLRQSLDFVAYKDRKPVAAALKAIYQAVDAAAAEAALTAFEAEFWGQKYPAIGQSWRRAWTEVVPFYAFSVEIRRFLYTTNAIEALNAKLRRAVRSRGHFPTDEAALKLLFLVLHRAEKEWTMPPREWSMAKAQFAVLFGERFTRAMA, encoded by the coding sequence ATGGCCCGACGGAAAGAGCCGCGGATCCCGGATGCGATCCTGGACCAGTTGCTGGCCGGTGCGGACGCCAGAACGGCCTTCGAGCAGGGCGGCCTGCTGGATGAGCTGAAGAAGGCGTTCACCGAGCGGGCGCTGAACGCCGAGATGGACCACCACTTGGCCGGAGAGGGTGGTGAAGGCAACAGCCGCAACGGCTATGGCCGGAAGTCGGTGGTCACTGACAGTGGCAAGCTGGCGCTGGAGATCCCACGCGACCGGCAGGCGAGCTTCGATCCGCAGCTGATCGCCAAGTACCAGCGGCGCTTCCCTGGCTTCGATGACAAGGTCATCTCGATGTACGCCCGCGGCATGAGCGCGCGGGAGATCGTGGGCCACCTGCGCGAACTCTACGGCATCGAGGTCTCGCCCGACCTGATCAGCGCTGTCACGGATGCCGTGCTCGACGAGATCAGCGCCTGGCAGAACCGGCCGCTGGAGCCCGTCTACCCGGTGGTGTTCTTCGATGCCCTGCGGGTGAAGATCCGGGATGAGGGCCTTGTCCGCAACAAGGCGGTGCACATCGCGCTGGGCGTCCGGGCCGACGGTGGCAAGGAGATCCTGGGCCTGTGGCTGGAGCAGAATGAGGGTGCGAAGTTCTGGCTGCGGGTGATGAACGAGCTGCGCGGCCGCGGTGTCGAGGACCTGCTGCTGGCGGTGGTAGACGGGCTGAAGGGCTTCCCTGAGGCCATCCTGGCAGTGTTCCCGGAGGCCGTGGTGCAGACTTGCATTGTTCACCTCCTGCGCCAGAGCCTGGACTTCGTCGCCTACAAGGACCGCAAGCCCGTGGCCGCGGCGCTGAAGGCGATCTACCAGGCCGTGGATGCCGCCGCCGCCGAAGCGGCCCTGACTGCCTTTGAAGCAGAATTCTGGGGCCAGAAATATCCCGCCATTGGCCAGAGCTGGCGCCGCGCCTGGACCGAGGTCGTGCCGTTCTACGCATTCAGCGTCGAAATCAGACGGTTCCTCTACACCACCAATGCCATTGAGGCGCTGAACGCGAAGCTGCGCCGTGCAGTTCGAAGCCGAGGGCACTTCCCCACGGATGAGGCCGCCCTGAAGCTGCTGTTTCTGGTCTTGCACCGGGCGGAGAAGGAGTGGACCATGCCGCCGCGGGAATGGTCCATGGCTAAGGCGCAGTTCGCCGTTCTGTTCGGCGAGCGCTTCACTCGCGCCATGGCCTGA
- the tnpB gene encoding IS66 family insertion sequence element accessory protein TnpB (TnpB, as the term is used for proteins encoded by IS66 family insertion elements, is considered an accessory protein, since TnpC, encoded by a neighboring gene, is a DDE family transposase.): protein MIPVSSGVRVWLAVGHTDMRRGMNGLALQVQQALGRDPHAGDLYVFRGRRGDLIKIVWHD, encoded by the coding sequence ATGATCCCGGTTTCCTCTGGTGTCCGGGTCTGGCTGGCGGTGGGCCATACGGACATGCGGCGCGGCATGAACGGCCTGGCGCTGCAGGTACAGCAGGCGCTCGGGCGTGACCCTCATGCCGGCGATCTCTACGTTTTCCGGGGCCGCCGAGGCGACCTGATAAAGATCGTCTGGCACGACTGA
- the tnpA gene encoding IS66-like element accessory protein TnpA: MEIISGVERRRQWRVEDKLRIVAEAERPGACFAVVARQHEVSRSVLWAWRKQARQGMLVAEPAPMFMPLQVTTDLPAPSSKVGVVPAAAPAVLDTIAAGRIEIALPDGTVIRVSEAISSTALRRVMAALRG; this comes from the coding sequence ATGGAGATCATCAGCGGCGTCGAGCGGCGGCGGCAATGGCGGGTGGAGGACAAGCTCCGGATCGTGGCGGAGGCTGAACGTCCCGGGGCGTGCTTTGCCGTAGTGGCACGCCAGCACGAGGTCAGCCGCAGCGTGCTGTGGGCTTGGCGCAAGCAGGCGCGCCAGGGAATGCTGGTGGCCGAGCCTGCCCCCATGTTCATGCCGCTGCAGGTCACGACGGATCTGCCGGCGCCGTCCTCCAAGGTCGGTGTGGTACCGGCGGCTGCACCGGCGGTGCTCGACACAATCGCCGCCGGCCGGATCGAAATAGCCCTGCCGGACGGCACGGTCATCCGCGTCAGCGAGGCGATCAGCTCCACCGCGTTGCGGCGCGTAATGGCGGCATTGCGCGGATGA
- a CDS encoding serine hydrolase domain-containing protein: MPDWISATQEAAAVTRAWSDARGPGGAILLFDSAGIRQAMAGGLASIEHGIPFLPETPSRFASISKHFLAVTALLEDIPLEAPLGTLLGGLPAAVGGVPLLRALDMTAALPDMMELLWQQGVPFTASLGAEEILGLARRLPGLNAAPGTEMAYSNTGWRLAQAVFPAQRGVSYAEALRRNLLAPLGLPVAFPGDETEVVPGLATGYWWDGASWRRGRYGVNFSASGGLAGSAVALARWLSALLAGQGPLDGMLERLAAPRYFADGTESLYRLGLVQTRLGDVTLLGHGGSLPGYRNHFLLAPEHDLGVVVMTNREEDALWPALRVLAALVEQPLPEPPRDLPTGLFAAAEGPFWAEMTAGSISFMGGHEQLAALPEGGARSLPAYLDIQLRAEGPDILSGRIGGVARRLLRVPAGQALDAALAGEWHEPRLGLRITIRGDGTACLPWAGGLGWETKLTPLPGGRALAELAHGPWRHRPCLWLQPDGSLRVASHRARVLHLHRHVHQED, encoded by the coding sequence ATGCCGGATTGGATCAGCGCGACCCAGGAGGCCGCCGCCGTCACCCGCGCCTGGAGTGACGCGCGCGGGCCTGGCGGCGCCATCCTGCTCTTCGACAGCGCCGGCATCCGTCAGGCGATGGCGGGCGGGCTGGCGAGCATCGAGCATGGCATTCCCTTCCTGCCGGAGACACCGAGCCGCTTCGCCTCCATCAGCAAACACTTCCTCGCCGTGACGGCCTTGCTGGAGGATATTCCGCTGGAGGCGCCGCTGGGCACGCTGCTTGGCGGGCTGCCGGCCGCGGTGGGTGGGGTGCCGCTGCTCCGGGCCCTGGATATGACCGCCGCGCTGCCGGACATGATGGAACTGCTGTGGCAGCAGGGCGTGCCCTTTACCGCCAGCCTGGGCGCCGAGGAGATCCTGGGCCTCGCCCGCCGCCTGCCCGGCCTGAACGCCGCGCCCGGCACCGAGATGGCCTATTCCAATACGGGCTGGCGTCTGGCCCAGGCGGTCTTCCCAGCACAGCGTGGCGTCTCCTATGCCGAGGCACTGCGCCGCAACCTGCTGGCGCCGCTCGGCCTGCCGGTCGCCTTCCCCGGCGATGAGACGGAAGTCGTGCCCGGCCTGGCCACTGGCTACTGGTGGGACGGCGCGTCCTGGCGGCGCGGGCGGTATGGAGTGAATTTCTCCGCCTCGGGCGGGCTGGCCGGCAGCGCCGTGGCCCTGGCGCGCTGGCTTTCGGCGCTGCTGGCCGGGCAAGGGCCGCTGGATGGGATGCTGGAGCGCCTGGCCGCGCCCCGGTATTTCGCCGACGGCACGGAGAGCCTGTACCGGCTGGGCCTGGTGCAGACCCGGCTGGGGGATGTGACGCTGCTGGGCCATGGCGGCTCGCTGCCGGGCTATCGCAACCACTTCCTGCTGGCGCCGGAGCATGATCTCGGCGTCGTGGTCATGACCAACCGGGAGGAGGACGCGCTCTGGCCCGCCCTGCGGGTCTTGGCCGCCCTGGTGGAGCAGCCTTTGCCGGAGCCGCCGCGCGATCTCCCCACCGGACTGTTCGCGGCCGCGGAAGGGCCCTTCTGGGCGGAGATGACGGCCGGGTCCATCAGCTTCATGGGCGGGCATGAGCAACTGGCCGCGCTGCCCGAGGGCGGCGCGCGCAGCCTGCCGGCCTATCTCGACATCCAGCTGCGGGCGGAGGGGCCGGATATCCTGTCCGGCCGGATCGGTGGGGTGGCGCGGCGGCTGCTGCGCGTGCCTGCGGGGCAGGCGCTGGATGCCGCGCTGGCCGGCGAATGGCATGAGCCACGCCTCGGCCTGCGGATCACCATCCGCGGCGATGGCACGGCGTGCCTTCCCTGGGCGGGTGGCCTGGGCTGGGAGACGAAGCTCACGCCCCTGCCCGGCGGGCGGGCCCTTGCCGAGCTCGCCCACGGTCCCTGGCGGCACCGCCCCTGCCTTTGGCTGCAGCCGGACGGCTCGCTGAGGGTGGCCAGCCACCGGGCCCGGGTCCTGCACCTCCATCGTCACGTCCATCAGGAGGACTGA
- a CDS encoding IS3 family transposase (programmed frameshift), which produces MAKKQHKPEEIVAKLRQVEVLVAQGKTVAEGARVIGVTEATYYRWRSEYGGLKLDQVKRLKQLEQENGRLRKAVADLTLEKLVLKEAAFGKLLSAARRRAAVGHVRAALGVSERFACRVLGQHRSTQRQAPGLPDDEATLTAAITGLARQYGRYGYRRITALLRVEGWCCNHKRVERIWRREGLRVPGRQPKRGRLWLNDGSCIRLRPERPQHVWAYDFVEDRTRDGRKLRMLNVVDEFTRECLAIRVARKLNSFDVIDVLTDLFIARGTPAHVRSDNGPELVAKAVQSWIHGVGAKTAFIDPGSPWENGYVESFNGKLRDELLNGEVFNSLAEARVLIEQWRVHYNTARPHSSLGYRPPAPEVIMPGEAGPMSHPGSSGSSTPPLPMIH; this is translated from the exons ATGGCGAAGAAGCAGCACAAGCCGGAAGAGATCGTGGCCAAGCTGCGCCAGGTCGAGGTTCTGGTGGCGCAGGGCAAGACGGTGGCCGAGGGTGCCCGGGTGATCGGGGTCACGGAGGCGACGTACTACCGCTGGCGGTCGGAGTATGGGGGCCTGAAGCTGGACCAGGTGAAGCGCCTGAAGCAGCTGGAGCAGGAGAACGGCCGCCTGCGCAAGGCCGTGGCGGATCTGACGCTGGAGAAGCTGGTGCTGAAGGAAGCCGCCT TCGGGAAACTTCTGAGCGCCGCGCGTCGTCGGGCGGCGGTGGGGCATGTCAGGGCGGCGTTGGGCGTCTCGGAGCGCTTCGCCTGCCGCGTGCTGGGCCAGCATCGCTCGACGCAGCGGCAGGCGCCAGGTCTGCCGGACGACGAGGCGACGCTGACGGCGGCGATCACTGGCCTGGCCCGGCAGTACGGCCGCTACGGCTACCGGCGGATCACGGCGCTGCTGCGGGTGGAGGGCTGGTGCTGCAACCACAAGCGGGTGGAGCGCATCTGGCGCCGTGAGGGACTGAGGGTGCCGGGCCGGCAGCCCAAACGCGGACGGCTCTGGCTGAACGACGGCTCCTGCATTCGGCTGCGCCCCGAGCGTCCGCAGCATGTCTGGGCCTACGACTTCGTGGAGGACCGGACGCGCGACGGGCGCAAGCTCCGTATGCTGAACGTGGTGGACGAGTTTACCCGCGAATGCCTGGCGATCCGGGTGGCGCGCAAGCTGAACTCCTTCGACGTCATCGACGTGCTGACGGACCTGTTCATCGCCCGCGGCACGCCCGCGCATGTTCGGTCGGACAACGGCCCTGAGCTCGTGGCCAAGGCCGTGCAGAGCTGGATACACGGCGTGGGCGCGAAGACCGCCTTCATCGATCCCGGCAGCCCCTGGGAGAACGGCTACGTGGAGAGTTTCAACGGCAAGCTGCGCGATGAGCTGCTCAACGGCGAGGTGTTCAACTCGCTGGCCGAAGCCAGGGTGCTGATCGAGCAGTGGCGGGTGCACTACAACACCGCTCGCCCTCATTCCTCGCTCGGCTACAGACCACCCGCCCCGGAGGTGATCATGCCAGGAGAAGCCGGGCCCATGTCCCATCCCGGTTCCAGCGGTTCATCGACCCCGCCACTGCCCATGATCCACTAA
- the tnpB gene encoding IS66 family insertion sequence element accessory protein TnpB (TnpB, as the term is used for proteins encoded by IS66 family insertion elements, is considered an accessory protein, since TnpC, encoded by a neighboring gene, is a DDE family transposase.): MIGPAPGTRIFLACGVTDMRRGMDGLAALVQTTFGEDPFSGAVYLFRGRRGHLVKCLWHDGQGLCLFQKRLERSRFQWPVTNTGRIALSVAQTSMLLEGLDWRNPQRVWRPSAT, translated from the coding sequence ATGATCGGTCCCGCGCCGGGCACACGCATCTTCCTCGCCTGCGGGGTGACGGACATGCGGCGTGGCATGGACGGGCTTGCCGCTCTCGTGCAGACCACCTTCGGCGAGGATCCGTTCTCGGGTGCGGTCTATCTCTTCCGTGGGCGCCGGGGCCATCTGGTGAAATGCCTCTGGCATGACGGTCAAGGCCTGTGCCTTTTCCAGAAGCGCTTGGAACGGAGCCGCTTCCAGTGGCCGGTGACGAACACCGGCAGGATTGCGTTGTCGGTGGCGCAGACTTCGATGCTGCTCGAGGGCCTGGACTGGCGCAACCCACAGCGGGTGTGGCGGCCGAGCGCGACGTAG
- the tnpA gene encoding IS66-like element accessory protein TnpA, with protein sequence MSARTEFVEVVTRGERRRRWSPEQKLRIVAEAMDPTVTAVDVARRWGIGTGLLYTWRRELLMAVTPAPITPGLPAIAAEEAPCENAPAVIAEAASLPGDGRIEIALPGGVVVRVDAGVDEAALRRVLAALERR encoded by the coding sequence ATGAGTGCCCGTACGGAATTCGTGGAAGTGGTGACCCGCGGTGAACGGCGCCGCCGCTGGAGCCCCGAGCAAAAGCTGCGGATCGTCGCCGAGGCGATGGACCCCACAGTCACCGCGGTCGATGTGGCACGGCGCTGGGGGATCGGCACGGGACTGCTTTATACATGGCGACGCGAGCTGCTGATGGCGGTCACCCCGGCGCCGATCACGCCAGGGCTCCCTGCGATCGCAGCGGAGGAAGCCCCCTGCGAGAATGCGCCTGCCGTCATTGCTGAGGCCGCCTCGCTGCCTGGTGACGGACGGATCGAGATCGCGCTTCCAGGTGGTGTCGTCGTCCGTGTTGATGCCGGGGTAGACGAGGCGGCGCTTCGGCGCGTCCTTGCGGCACTGGAGAGGCGATGA
- a CDS encoding ABC transporter substrate-binding protein: MNRSRLALLAAAAPLALSLAHGAMAQPAPNRVLRVAPHADLKTLDPVFASIVITRMHGLMIYETLFAWDSKLQPHPQMVESFSTSPDNLVWSFRLREGLRFHDGRPVTSRDVIASLQRWMKRDTVGGKMAEYTAALEAQDDRNFTLRLTKPTGMVPFALGSAVGQIPAIMRESDAATDPMTPVTQTIGSGPFRFNREQWQSGARVVYDRNADYVPRAEPADGLAGGRVVKLDRVEWTIMPDPATAAAALQTGEIDIWEQPGQDLIPVISRSRDIKVERYSSLANQVMLRPNHLHPPFNDPRARLALAYATDQADFLAAGYGDEQWWKRCASYFVCGGPNGTEAGTQAYARPDLETARKLLAESGYKGEKVVMTSSYDIAPIGRMAEVAAEALKKVGLNVDLQFADWGTVTTRQQNRGAPEQGGWNLFVTTASGATMQSPVTNIGTNMSCERAWAGWPCDAEVEKLRNAVVEAVDEEGRRAATEALHHRLAETQPYRVLGQYDQPYARRGNISGVLSAPAMVFWNIEKK; this comes from the coding sequence TTGAACCGTTCACGCCTCGCACTGCTTGCCGCGGCCGCGCCGCTCGCCCTGAGTCTGGCCCATGGAGCCATGGCGCAACCGGCGCCGAACCGCGTGCTGCGCGTGGCGCCGCATGCTGACCTGAAGACGCTGGACCCCGTCTTCGCCTCCATCGTCATCACCCGCATGCACGGGCTGATGATCTATGAGACGCTCTTCGCCTGGGATTCGAAGCTGCAGCCTCATCCGCAGATGGTGGAGAGCTTCTCGACCTCCCCGGATAACCTGGTCTGGAGCTTCCGCCTGCGGGAGGGGCTCCGCTTCCATGACGGCCGTCCTGTCACCAGCCGCGATGTCATCGCCTCGCTGCAGCGATGGATGAAGCGTGACACGGTGGGCGGCAAGATGGCCGAATACACCGCGGCGCTGGAGGCGCAGGACGACCGCAACTTCACGCTGCGGCTGACGAAGCCCACGGGCATGGTGCCCTTCGCCCTGGGTTCGGCGGTCGGGCAGATCCCCGCCATCATGCGGGAGAGCGACGCGGCGACCGACCCGATGACGCCGGTGACGCAGACCATCGGCAGCGGTCCCTTCCGCTTCAACCGCGAGCAATGGCAGAGCGGCGCGCGGGTGGTCTATGACCGCAACGCCGATTACGTGCCGCGCGCGGAACCCGCCGACGGGCTGGCCGGCGGCCGGGTCGTGAAGCTCGACCGCGTCGAATGGACCATCATGCCGGACCCCGCCACGGCGGCGGCGGCCCTGCAGACCGGTGAGATCGATATCTGGGAGCAGCCGGGGCAGGACCTGATCCCCGTCATCAGCCGCAGCCGCGACATCAAGGTGGAGCGCTATTCCAGCCTGGCCAACCAGGTGATGCTGCGGCCCAACCACCTGCACCCGCCTTTCAATGACCCGCGCGCCCGGCTGGCCCTGGCCTATGCGACGGATCAGGCGGATTTCCTGGCCGCTGGCTACGGCGACGAGCAGTGGTGGAAACGCTGTGCCTCCTACTTCGTCTGCGGCGGCCCGAATGGCACGGAGGCGGGCACTCAGGCCTATGCCAGACCGGACTTGGAGACCGCCCGCAAGCTGCTGGCGGAGAGCGGCTACAAGGGGGAGAAGGTGGTGATGACCTCCTCCTACGACATCGCGCCGATCGGGCGCATGGCGGAAGTGGCGGCCGAGGCGCTGAAGAAGGTCGGCCTGAATGTGGACCTGCAATTCGCCGACTGGGGCACCGTGACGACCCGGCAGCAGAACCGCGGGGCTCCGGAGCAGGGCGGCTGGAATCTCTTCGTCACCACGGCCTCGGGCGCCACCATGCAGTCCCCGGTGACGAATATCGGCACCAATATGAGCTGCGAGCGCGCCTGGGCTGGCTGGCCCTGCGACGCCGAGGTGGAGAAGCTCCGCAACGCGGTGGTGGAGGCCGTGGACGAGGAGGGGCGCCGTGCCGCGACGGAGGCCCTGCACCACCGGCTGGCGGAGACGCAGCCCTACCGGGTGCTGGGGCAATATGACCAGCCTTATGCCCGGCGCGGCAATATCTCCGGCGTGTTGAGCGCGCCGGCGATGGTGTTCTGGAATATCGAGAAGAAGTAG